A single Paenibacillus kribbensis DNA region contains:
- the rpsQ gene encoding 30S ribosomal protein S17 — translation MSERNARKVLVGKVVSDKMDKTIVIAVETYKKHDLYHKRIKVTKKFKAHDENNTAQIGDTVKIMETRPLSKDKNWRLVEIVEKAVII, via the coding sequence ATGAGCGAACGTAATGCCCGTAAAGTATTAGTCGGTAAAGTAGTTAGCGACAAAATGGATAAAACGATTGTGATTGCTGTAGAAACCTACAAAAAGCATGATCTCTACCATAAACGCATTAAAGTGACTAAAAAATTCAAAGCTCATGATGAAAACAACACTGCACAAATCGGTGATACTGTTAAAATCATGGAAACTCGTCCTTTGTCCAAAGACAAAAACTGGAGACTGGTCGAAATCGTTGAAAAAGCTGTTATAATCTAA